CCCGCGGCTCGGCTGCCGAGCAGCTCCAGCACGGCCGGCGAGAAGAAGCGGCGGAACAAACCCTGCCGTTCCTGCAACTGCTGCACCTGCCGCAGCGCCCCGTAGATGTCCGCCACCAGCTCCGCGAACTTGATGTCTTCGTGGAGTTGCTGTTCGTGCCACGGCAAGGGAGTGCCGGCTGCCGTCGCGAAACGCCCCGCCACGTACAACCCTCTTTCTGGCCCGCTCTCCTGGCGCAACGGTGTGCAGAAAGCCCAATCGAAGCTCTCGTGCAGAGTGTAAGCCGCAGCCGAAGCAGCGGGGGCAGACGGAGAGGGAGGCGAAGAGGAGGACGCTGAGCCAGCGGGCGGCCAAAGGTGCAGCACCGTCTGACGCTGTTCGCGCAGGGCCTGGCGGATCAGCCGCCGGCTGGGCAGGAAGCGCCCCTCGCCGCTACGCCGCCGGTCCCAGAAGAGAACGGCCTCCGTGGTAACGATGGCCGCCGCCTCGGCAGAGCGAATCCCGGCCAGGAGCAGGTCCACCAGGCGGGCCAGTCCCTCGCGTTCATCGGCGGCGCTGCGGATGACCTCCGGCAAGCGGCGGAGGACGTCCAGGCGGCGAGGCGCATCCCGAAAGGGAACCGCTTCCAGCTCCTGCACCGTGATGGTGCGGCTCTGGACCGGCAGGGGGTCGGCTGCCTCGCCGGGCTTCTCGGAATCCGCCTCCAGCGTGAAGAGGGTCCGCCCGATGACAAAACTGTCCCCCACCTCCAGTACGGCCTCTTCGACTTCAGCACCGCGGTGAAAAACGGGATTCCTCGCTTGAGGCAACCGGCGGAGACAAACCGCGGACCCTTGCACCTGCAATTCGGCATGGCGGCGCGACAGAAATGGTTCCCACGGCACAGGCCAAGCTCCGCTCGCGCGTCCGAGGATGACGCTGCCTTGCGGCGGGAGGGGACGCCGCCAGTGCTCGGTCGGTTCCGTACCCTGGGCCACCAGTATCAGCATGCCGTGCGATCCTTTATTAGCATAAAGTTCGATCCGTTCGGAACCGCCGCTTCGGGATTTCCGCTGCCCCTTCCCTTCCCTCTCATTCCCGCTGCCGTTTCCCTTCCTTCCATCTGCCGCTGTTTCCTTCTTACCGCCCTCCGTTGTCTTGGGATCGTCAGTCGCCTGCCGGTGTTATCCCAGGGCGCTCTCCCCCTGCGAATGGGGCTATGGAGCCGAGCGGTATCAGGGAATGTTGCCGGCCGAGCCGGTTCATCCGCATCCCGTCGCCTTTCTTTGCTTTGCAGCCCGCCGGTCGGCTTCGCAAGTCCAACATGCGGACCAGGCGAAGCAAGCAGGGGGAACACTCATGGTTTATTATCGGCCCAGGTAGCGGGTTGAGATGTCGAGCGCGGTGTGGCCAGAGGGACCGTAGGGGTGGGCGTGTGGAGGGATTCCGGCCAGGGAGGCGGGGCGAGCCAGCGGCGGAAGAAACGAGCCAAGCGGGAGGAGGGCACCGGCTGGAACAACGCCGTCAACCCCGTGGTCCAGACGACAAACAGGAGCACAAGCAGGCCTAGGGCCGCCGCCGCACCCAAGCCCAGCCGCCATTGCAAGGCCCGCACTGGGGCCAGGACTTCGTCCCGCCGCTGCTGCACCAGCACCACAAAACCGCTATCCAGGGGATGCTCTTCATCCGCGAGGATGGTGACCGGCACCGCCGCCGCCAGCCAGCTTCCCGCGAAAGCCGGATCATCCACCGGATCGGTGTAAGACTCGAACCAGACACCCGCGGAAGGGGAGGCCAGGGCGGGAGCATCCTGCACCGGCTGGGCGACCAGGGCTTCGACCACGTTGTGAGCGTAGTACAGCGGCAGGTTCTCATCCGGCAGGTCGGGAGGCAGGCGGGTCATGTACGGATGGCGGATGATCAGACCGGCGCGCCCTTCCTTCTCGTCCGGCCGGCGGTCGATGAGCACGGAAAAGCGGGGCGTATCCGCCGGGGCTGCGTCTTGCTTGAGGTCGACCGACATCGCCAGCACGCCGATCGGTTCCAGATCATCTGGCATGGCATAGACCGGGACACTGAAGGTGACGGTCCAGGTGCGTGTACTGCGGCGGCGGTACACCAGGGAGCGGTGGGGGGCGGTGATGATGGCCTGCGGCGGGCCGGCTCTGTCCTCGGGAAGATTGTGCCCCAGACCGGTGAAGTAGTCGCGGTAGCCGAAGTAGTGCAAGCGGAAGCGGCTGGAGGGCGATGCGCCGCGAAGGATGCCGTCGGCATCGAGGGCCATCCACAGCGAGGCTTCGG
The Thermogemmata fonticola DNA segment above includes these coding regions:
- a CDS encoding adenylate/guanylate cyclase domain-containing protein, translating into MLILVAQGTEPTEHWRRPLPPQGSVILGRASGAWPVPWEPFLSRRHAELQVQGSAVCLRRLPQARNPVFHRGAEVEEAVLEVGDSFVIGRTLFTLEADSEKPGEAADPLPVQSRTITVQELEAVPFRDAPRRLDVLRRLPEVIRSAADEREGLARLVDLLLAGIRSAEAAAIVTTEAVLFWDRRRSGEGRFLPSRRLIRQALREQRQTVLHLWPPAGSASSSSPPSPSAPAASAAAYTLHESFDWAFCTPLRQESGPERGLYVAGRFATAAGTPLPWHEQQLHEDIKFAELVADIYGALRQVQQLQERQGLFRRFFSPAVLELLGSRAAGEALEPREADVTVLFCDLRGFSRTVEAAEGNLLPALQRVSAALGIMTQAILRHGGVVADFLGDAALGFWGWPTPQPARMRDAALAALDIHGELTAKSQDEGHILHGFCAGIGIASGRAVAGGIGTAEQVKVTVFGPPVNLAARLQDLTRLLRVPILLDEATATALRQGSESGSLLRVRRLARLIPAGLTRPLTVAELLPAGPLAPLSDSDITTYEQALDAFLAGHWDEAYRLLHRIPPDDRGKDLLMEIILQHNRKPPASWSGAIPILHKS